A window of Castanea sativa cultivar Marrone di Chiusa Pesio chromosome 1, ASM4071231v1 contains these coding sequences:
- the LOC142625671 gene encoding uncharacterized protein LOC142625671: MKAFLKFIDERVWLSVKNGWERPTIAIGEWTTAQKEATSFNSKAMNVIFNAVSMEEFKRISNVEIAYTTWNILQTVHEGTKGVKINKLHQLTSRFESIRMSDDESFDVIGQK, translated from the coding sequence ATGAAAGCCTTTTTGAAATTCATTGATGAGAGAGTGTGGTTGTCTGTTAAGAATGGTTGGGAAAGACCAACCATTGCTATTGGTGAATGGACTACTGCCCAAAAGGAAGCAACAAGCTTTAATAGTAAGGCTATGAATGTGATATTCAATGCTGTTTCCATGGAAGAATTTAAGAGGATTTCAAATGTGGAGATTGCTTACACTACTTGGAATATCTTGCAAAcagtgcatgaaggcacaaagggagtaaaaatcaataaattgcACCAGTTGACCTCtagatttgaaagtattagaatgtctgatgatgaatcttttgatgtGATAGGGcaaaaatga